From Chitinivibrionales bacterium, the proteins below share one genomic window:
- a CDS encoding TIGR02147 family protein produces MPNLYEYVNYRLYLQDFLAEHKKDTGPDFSHKVILAKMGISSTGFLSNVMAGRKNLTPIQIIKLAKILKMNKAEAAYFEAMVYFTQAKVIDEKNEYFNRLVTLQKVNLKVLDKKKMSVFSKWYYVVIRELLYFYNYSGGNPSALGHKVEPTIRHTEANQAIKYLEELGLIQKDKDGNFRQVENAVTSGDEVKSLHLTNFQLATMELAKRAIQKIPAAERDVSVLTMTLSPDTFQMVKSELQHIRKRIAKIAVDEDKPDRVYQLNIQFFPVTKKPEGQAGNG; encoded by the coding sequence ATGCCCAATCTCTACGAATATGTCAACTACCGGCTGTATCTCCAGGACTTTCTCGCCGAGCACAAGAAAGACACCGGGCCCGATTTCTCCCACAAGGTGATCCTTGCGAAAATGGGAATCTCCTCGACCGGATTCCTCTCCAACGTCATGGCCGGCCGGAAGAACCTCACGCCGATCCAGATCATCAAGCTCGCCAAGATCCTCAAGATGAACAAGGCCGAGGCGGCCTATTTCGAGGCCATGGTATATTTCACGCAGGCGAAGGTCATCGACGAGAAGAACGAATATTTCAACCGCCTCGTCACGTTGCAGAAAGTAAACCTCAAGGTCCTCGACAAGAAGAAAATGTCCGTTTTCTCCAAATGGTATTATGTGGTAATCAGGGAACTGCTGTATTTTTACAACTATTCAGGAGGCAATCCTTCGGCGCTCGGCCACAAGGTGGAACCGACCATACGGCACACCGAGGCGAACCAAGCGATCAAATATTTGGAGGAGCTGGGGCTCATCCAAAAGGACAAGGACGGGAATTTCCGGCAGGTGGAAAACGCCGTTACTTCGGGCGACGAGGTGAAATCACTGCACCTCACGAATTTCCAACTTGCCACCATGGAGCTTGCGAAAAGGGCGATCCAGAAGATCCCGGCTGCGGAGCGCGACGTTTCGGTGCTCACCATGACCTTGTCGCCCGACACTTTTCAAATGGTGAAATCGGAATTACAGCACATCAGGAAGCGAATCGCCAAAATCGCGGTTGACGAAGACAAACCCGACAGGGTGTATCAGCTCAACATTCAATTTTTCCCGGTGACAAAAAAGCCGGAAGGGCAAGCTGGCAATGGATAG
- a CDS encoding methyltransferase domain-containing protein, with translation MPYQSGHLEFVRPADPDAILDSMTDEEYDKDKMLPYWPEQWPASFAMFNFMAGRGADAIPVDAWVVELGSGLGIVASVCARKGIRCVATDISIDACRFSRHNILLHEQKAFVICADWRHACLRPAIECVIASDIIYERRWIAPVLRFLNSTLSPGGTAFIADPCRQWWEEFKTCAYQAGFASSLAWEEYVNEGKTRVEILRFARRRD, from the coding sequence ATGCCCTATCAAAGCGGGCATCTTGAATTCGTGCGTCCTGCCGACCCCGACGCAATCCTCGATTCGATGACCGATGAAGAATATGACAAGGACAAGATGCTCCCCTACTGGCCGGAGCAGTGGCCCGCCTCGTTCGCCATGTTCAATTTCATGGCAGGCCGGGGAGCAGACGCAATTCCGGTAGACGCCTGGGTGGTGGAGCTCGGCAGCGGCCTTGGCATTGTCGCATCGGTGTGTGCCAGAAAAGGCATCCGATGCGTTGCAACGGACATATCCATCGACGCATGCAGGTTTTCCCGGCATAATATTCTGCTGCACGAGCAAAAGGCGTTTGTCATATGCGCGGACTGGCGCCATGCCTGCCTCAGACCCGCAATCGAGTGTGTAATCGCGTCGGACATCATTTACGAGCGGCGCTGGATCGCTCCCGTGCTTCGGTTCCTTAACAGCACGTTATCACCCGGTGGAACCGCCTTTATCGCCGACCCCTGCCGTCAGTGGTGGGAGGAATTCAAAACATGTGCCTACCAGGCCGGTTTCGCGTCGTCGCTTGCGTGGGAGGAATACGTCAATGAGGGAAAAACACGGGTAGAGATCCTGCGCTTTGCGCGCCGCAGGGACTAA
- a CDS encoding DUF2341 domain-containing protein: protein MDRALCKAFSSVLALLTGAGACFFLHCAVNLAGSVTEGGNVEIAGLIVDSLGNPAAGALVSVRPRNYVKDTGIAVLQRSVAVDVVTESNGRFRIDSIEAGDYCLSATKGESLAVMARFGVPPADTFRDTLVLGRAAQISGIVVNQSALSVPIYVQVVGLDRIAKVDSASGAYQIPLVPAGDYRLQVVASSSDFVPLVVPDVNCQQGQNTLVDTIAIAPFSSENYGLWPNAKVITLNTTAAGANVAGTVTNFPVMVHMTAPTFTFNQFLSDGHDIRFANSKGRHLPYEIERFDPYAGIADVWVLVDTVKGNDSTAITVYWGNLNAAAQSLASVVFDTALGYQAVWHLNQRALNERLDATDNGYNAQPEGYEGDEWTYGLIGGCDSVDDNDDHLMAPSINAASALTLSMWVNSYEWNPSSNREFCIAKAGSATGKPPLYSLMINENRQLDMTVTTNGKPDSVGGGSLTLNNWYFIAGIYDGNAIDVYINGALVASKNVSGAIDTSGSNTTIAYFDKISQKLHGKIDEVRIMKLAASADWIKLNYENQRPGSTFVRFAN, encoded by the coding sequence ATGGATAGGGCACTCTGCAAAGCGTTTTCTTCCGTGCTCGCCCTGCTCACGGGCGCGGGCGCATGCTTTTTTTTGCATTGCGCGGTAAACTTGGCCGGCAGCGTCACCGAGGGCGGCAATGTTGAAATTGCGGGTCTGATCGTGGATTCCCTGGGAAACCCCGCGGCCGGGGCGCTCGTGTCGGTGCGTCCTCGCAATTATGTCAAGGACACGGGCATCGCTGTTTTACAACGCAGCGTCGCCGTGGACGTCGTGACGGAAAGCAACGGCCGTTTCCGCATCGATTCAATAGAGGCCGGCGATTACTGCCTTTCGGCGACGAAAGGCGAGTCGCTGGCGGTAATGGCGCGGTTCGGCGTTCCGCCCGCCGACACGTTCAGGGATACTCTCGTGCTAGGCAGGGCGGCACAAATCAGCGGCATCGTTGTCAACCAATCCGCGCTGAGCGTGCCGATCTACGTGCAGGTGGTGGGACTCGACAGGATCGCCAAGGTCGACAGCGCGAGCGGCGCGTACCAGATTCCGCTTGTTCCCGCCGGCGATTACCGGCTGCAGGTGGTGGCCTCGTCGAGCGATTTTGTACCCCTCGTTGTCCCGGATGTAAACTGCCAGCAGGGTCAAAACACGCTGGTCGACACCATTGCGATCGCTCCGTTCTCGTCTGAAAATTACGGCTTGTGGCCCAACGCAAAAGTTATCACGCTCAACACGACCGCGGCGGGCGCCAATGTCGCGGGCACGGTAACGAACTTTCCCGTGATGGTGCATATGACCGCGCCCACGTTTACCTTCAATCAATTCCTTTCCGACGGGCACGATATCCGCTTTGCAAACAGCAAGGGCCGGCACCTGCCCTATGAAATCGAACGTTTCGACCCGTATGCGGGCATCGCGGACGTGTGGGTGCTCGTCGACACCGTGAAGGGCAACGATTCCACCGCCATCACCGTTTACTGGGGAAACCTGAATGCGGCCGCGCAGTCGCTGGCCTCCGTCGTCTTCGACACCGCGTTGGGTTATCAGGCGGTCTGGCACCTTAATCAGCGGGCGCTCAACGAGCGCCTGGATGCCACCGATAACGGGTACAATGCGCAGCCCGAGGGCTATGAAGGGGACGAATGGACCTACGGCCTCATCGGCGGATGCGACAGTGTTGACGACAACGACGACCATCTCATGGCGCCCAGCATCAACGCGGCATCGGCGCTTACGCTTTCAATGTGGGTGAATTCCTACGAATGGAACCCTTCCTCGAACCGCGAATTCTGCATTGCCAAGGCAGGTTCTGCAACGGGGAAACCGCCGCTGTATTCACTCATGATCAACGAAAACCGGCAGCTAGACATGACCGTCACTACCAACGGCAAACCGGATTCGGTGGGTGGCGGTTCGCTGACGCTTAACAATTGGTATTTTATCGCCGGCATCTATGACGGCAACGCAATCGATGTGTACATCAACGGCGCGCTGGTCGCCAGTAAAAACGTTTCGGGCGCCATAGACACCAGCGGCAGCAACACTACTATCGCGTATTTCGACAAGATTTCCCAAAAGCTCCACGGTAAAATTGACGAAGTGCGCATCATGAAACTGGCGGCAAGCGCTGATTGGATCAAGCTTAATTACGAAAACCAGAGGCCGGGCAGCACTTTTGTGCGATTCGCGAATTAA
- a CDS encoding radical SAM protein, with product MESNSSPATSKAQRPRLLLINPYAEIKQYVSNVGFARLIGKKVTTTPLALPLLAALTPSRWEVRIIDEELEPLPQDITADLVGITALSNTVDRAYVIADSLRKRGMKVVMGGPSASCNVHEALLHADGVVIGEAEEVWKSCLDDCEAGRLAKTYKADKPAPYKTSPRPRWDLIDTKNLAAMPVQVSRGCPHHCDFCLVSELFGIAMRYRDVDDVVDEIKSLPMKTIFFVDDNLTANKEYAARLMKRIMPLGVKWMSQASMEIAKHPDLLEDMARAGCMHILVGFESMNEASLGEAHKRHNDIRAYAGAVRAINEHGIHVNASMIVGFDNDTPDEFKKIYDFIHAENLWYVNLNLLDAIPGTSLHRRIAAEGRWVNRPNNLTGGMFPTIRYKQMTQVELFDGFMHTMRRLYSWDDLHDRITALFSTGWFNRPEHNPDISLLDKILMTFKIVWLFLIAGGPAKRRVFLSLFRLIRKRRVTPEKVVFFLMTVEGMNRLTRQLLPDVPGWRDKFASVDAITSEK from the coding sequence ATGGAATCCAATAGCTCACCGGCAACTTCCAAAGCGCAACGCCCCCGGCTTCTCCTCATCAATCCGTACGCGGAAATAAAGCAGTATGTTTCCAACGTTGGATTTGCAAGGTTGATAGGAAAAAAAGTCACAACGACCCCGCTTGCATTGCCTCTGCTCGCCGCACTCACACCTTCCCGCTGGGAGGTGAGGATCATCGATGAGGAGCTCGAGCCGCTGCCGCAGGATATCACCGCCGACCTTGTCGGCATCACCGCGCTTTCAAACACCGTTGACCGGGCCTACGTCATTGCCGACTCCCTGCGCAAAAGGGGGATGAAGGTGGTGATGGGCGGGCCCAGCGCGAGCTGCAACGTGCACGAGGCGCTTTTGCACGCGGACGGCGTGGTGATCGGCGAGGCCGAGGAGGTGTGGAAGTCCTGTCTTGACGATTGCGAAGCAGGGCGGCTTGCAAAGACCTACAAGGCGGATAAACCGGCGCCGTATAAAACATCGCCGCGTCCGCGCTGGGACCTGATTGACACCAAGAACCTGGCCGCAATGCCGGTGCAGGTGTCGCGCGGGTGCCCGCACCACTGCGATTTCTGCCTTGTGTCCGAGCTCTTCGGCATTGCCATGCGCTACCGCGATGTTGACGACGTCGTCGATGAAATAAAATCGCTTCCCATGAAGACAATATTTTTCGTGGATGACAACCTTACCGCAAACAAGGAATACGCCGCACGGCTCATGAAGCGCATCATGCCGCTCGGGGTGAAATGGATGTCCCAGGCGAGCATGGAGATCGCCAAACACCCGGATCTGCTCGAGGACATGGCCAGGGCCGGTTGCATGCACATTCTTGTCGGCTTTGAATCAATGAACGAAGCAAGCCTCGGCGAGGCTCACAAGCGCCATAACGACATCCGCGCGTACGCTGGCGCAGTTCGCGCCATCAACGAACACGGCATCCACGTCAACGCCTCCATGATCGTGGGGTTCGACAACGACACGCCTGATGAGTTCAAGAAGATCTACGATTTCATACACGCGGAAAATTTATGGTATGTCAACCTCAACCTCCTCGACGCGATCCCGGGAACGTCGCTGCACCGCCGCATCGCGGCCGAGGGCCGCTGGGTCAACCGGCCCAACAACCTGACCGGCGGCATGTTTCCCACAATCAGATACAAACAAATGACGCAGGTTGAACTTTTCGACGGGTTCATGCACACCATGCGGCGGCTCTATTCGTGGGACGACCTGCATGACCGGATCACGGCGCTGTTTTCCACCGGATGGTTCAACAGGCCGGAACATAATCCCGATATTTCCCTGCTTGACAAGATACTCATGACCTTTAAGATCGTCTGGCTGTTCTTGATAGCGGGCGGTCCCGCCAAGCGCCGCGTTTTCCTTTCGCTTTTCAGGCTCATACGGAAGCGCCGCGTGACGCCCGAAAAAGTGGTGTTTTTCCTCATGACCGTCGAGGGAATGAACAGGCTCACGCGGCAGTTGCTCCCCGACGTTCCCGGTTGGCGTGACAAATTCGCATCCGTGGATGCGATAACTTCCGAAAAGTAG
- a CDS encoding sugar phosphate nucleotidyltransferase: MQKTIAMIFAAGRVEELAVLTERRAKAAVIFAGSYRTIDFALTNLANAGIGRVGILAQYRPASLVNHVGIGMAWDLVGTDRAVRFLSPYIGPDRGEFYRGPADALYQNIDFIEKNQPEDVLIVSGDHVCNMDYTTFLSFHKERAADVSMAFKPVSEQPSRFGIGELNSVGQIVNFTEKPEYPRTNLASIGVYLFKRQVLVDELLRAASGKDEVSTVQFHEIIRRLIPRRSAYGYTFNGEWYYTRTLDEYYEFHQNLLGPSPKVNLNEWKIRSNTLLKLPAPTRCLPQASVKNSLVSEGCEIAGTVRNSVLSPGVKVEKGAVVSNSVLWDDVIVKEGAVLDKVISDKRAVFGAASVVGDGKTSPCKEMPRSLTCGATVVGMEVRIPAKATIGRNCIIHPEAGEECFKKPVGPGESIFPRKAGK; the protein is encoded by the coding sequence ATGCAAAAAACTATCGCCATGATTTTCGCAGCCGGCAGGGTTGAGGAACTTGCGGTCCTCACCGAACGCCGCGCAAAGGCCGCGGTTATCTTTGCCGGCTCCTACCGCACCATCGATTTCGCGCTCACCAACCTTGCCAACGCGGGCATCGGCCGCGTGGGCATCCTCGCCCAGTACCGGCCCGCCTCGCTTGTCAACCACGTGGGCATCGGCATGGCGTGGGACCTTGTGGGCACCGACAGGGCGGTGCGGTTCCTTTCCCCCTACATCGGCCCCGATCGCGGCGAATTCTACCGCGGTCCTGCCGATGCGCTGTACCAGAACATCGATTTCATAGAGAAAAACCAGCCCGAGGACGTGCTCATCGTGTCCGGCGACCACGTTTGCAACATGGACTACACCACGTTTCTCAGCTTCCACAAGGAGCGCGCAGCGGACGTTTCCATGGCGTTCAAACCCGTCAGCGAGCAGCCCTCACGCTTCGGGATCGGCGAGCTCAATTCAGTCGGGCAGATCGTGAATTTCACGGAAAAACCGGAGTATCCGCGCACCAACCTTGCTTCCATCGGCGTGTATCTGTTCAAGCGCCAGGTGCTTGTTGACGAACTGCTGCGCGCCGCTTCGGGGAAAGACGAAGTGAGCACGGTTCAATTCCACGAGATAATCAGGCGTCTCATCCCGCGGCGCTCCGCCTACGGATACACCTTCAACGGTGAATGGTATTACACCCGCACGCTTGACGAATACTACGAGTTTCACCAGAACCTTCTGGGCCCTTCGCCGAAAGTCAATCTGAACGAATGGAAGATCCGCTCCAACACCCTGCTCAAGCTTCCCGCGCCCACGCGCTGCCTGCCGCAGGCGTCGGTAAAAAACTCGCTCGTATCCGAAGGCTGCGAGATCGCCGGCACCGTGCGCAACAGCGTGCTTTCTCCCGGCGTCAAGGTCGAGAAGGGCGCGGTGGTTTCCAACTCCGTTCTTTGGGACGATGTGATCGTCAAGGAAGGCGCGGTCCTTGACAAAGTAATCTCAGACAAACGCGCCGTGTTCGGAGCGGCGTCGGTGGTCGGTGACGGAAAAACGTCGCCGTGCAAGGAAATGCCGCGGTCGCTCACCTGCGGCGCAACGGTCGTGGGCATGGAAGTGCGCATACCGGCAAAGGCAACCATCGGCCGCAACTGCATCATCCATCCCGAGGCGGGTGAAGAATGCTTTAAAAAACCCGTTGGACCGGGAGAAAGCATCTTTCCGCGCAAGGCGGGAAAGTAA
- a CDS encoding serine/threonine-protein kinase yields the protein MASIVRSSGVEWAGFIGRDLGNVTLISELGRGVMGVVFVGYQKTLRRQVAVKVLVKAKAQASGELASDLFRDEGEMVAVLSHPNIIPIFEMGEADDCFYQVMQLVDGIDLRSTMRRLSKHPIPSKRLIPLSETIDFMMQVLDALGYAHEEGVIHQDIKPANILIENRSKRPLVADFGIARALSGEYKSEGLVVGTPLYMSPEQVNGKVTDGRTDIYSAGVILFEMVVGSLPVRPEEKTTQILLRKKNAPDTFFTAKPREMSPAISAELERVILKAVAPNLEWRYRDCRAFIDDLKKVRDLQSGRPLPGRAGASL from the coding sequence ATGGCCTCAATCGTTAGAAGCTCGGGCGTCGAGTGGGCTGGTTTTATCGGCAGGGACCTGGGAAATGTGACCCTGATAAGCGAGCTCGGCCGCGGCGTGATGGGCGTGGTGTTCGTCGGCTACCAAAAGACCCTGCGGCGGCAGGTGGCGGTCAAGGTGCTGGTAAAGGCCAAGGCCCAGGCGTCAGGCGAGCTTGCCAGCGACCTGTTTCGTGACGAGGGCGAAATGGTGGCCGTGCTTTCCCATCCAAACATCATCCCGATTTTCGAGATGGGCGAGGCAGACGACTGCTTTTACCAAGTTATGCAGCTGGTGGACGGCATAGATTTGCGGAGCACCATGCGGCGGCTCTCCAAACACCCCATCCCCTCAAAACGTCTCATTCCGCTTTCCGAAACCATTGACTTCATGATGCAGGTGCTCGATGCCCTCGGATACGCGCATGAGGAGGGCGTTATCCACCAGGATATAAAGCCCGCGAACATTCTCATCGAAAACCGGAGCAAGCGGCCGCTGGTGGCGGACTTCGGCATTGCACGCGCGCTATCGGGTGAATATAAATCGGAAGGACTCGTGGTGGGCACGCCGCTGTACATGTCTCCCGAGCAGGTCAACGGCAAGGTGACCGACGGAAGGACAGACATATATTCGGCGGGCGTCATCCTGTTCGAGATGGTGGTCGGCAGCCTTCCGGTGAGGCCTGAGGAAAAGACAACGCAGATCCTGCTGCGAAAGAAAAACGCGCCCGACACCTTTTTCACGGCAAAACCGCGCGAGATGTCTCCTGCGATCAGCGCCGAACTCGAGCGGGTGATCCTCAAGGCGGTCGCGCCTAATCTGGAGTGGCGTTACCGCGACTGCCGCGCCTTCATCGATGACCTTAAAAAGGTCCGCGATCTGCAGAGCGGCAGGCCCTTGCCGGGCCGCGCCGGAGCGTCCCTGTGA
- a CDS encoding transposase: MFDDAECRTYRCSVFVTNLDLPMLQVWSMYRDRADAENRIRELKYDFGIASFCLSKFFATEAAFRSIMVAYNLISLFRQFVLRQKNQTTLSALRFKCFALGAWISKHAHQRALKISLAREKRAWLDGLFDIARSSSPPCSVSNA, encoded by the coding sequence TTGTTCGATGACGCAGAATGCCGTACCTATCGCTGCAGTGTGTTTGTCACGAATCTCGATTTACCGATGCTCCAAGTATGGAGCATGTACCGAGACCGGGCGGATGCCGAGAACCGGATTCGTGAATTGAAGTACGACTTTGGAATAGCTAGTTTTTGTCTCAGCAAATTTTTTGCAACGGAAGCGGCTTTTCGGTCGATCATGGTGGCGTATAATCTGATAAGTCTGTTCAGGCAATTTGTCCTGCGTCAGAAAAACCAGACAACATTGAGCGCATTACGTTTCAAATGCTTTGCATTAGGAGCGTGGATAAGCAAACATGCACATCAAAGGGCGCTGAAAATTTCTTTGGCAAGGGAAAAACGAGCTTGGCTGGATGGATTGTTCGATATCGCTCGCTCTTCTTCGCCACCTTGTTCAGTTTCTAATGCATAA